In Ursus arctos isolate Adak ecotype North America unplaced genomic scaffold, UrsArc2.0 scaffold_29, whole genome shotgun sequence, the following proteins share a genomic window:
- the MCM3 gene encoding DNA replication licensing factor MCM3, whose product MAGTVVLDDVELREAQRDYLDFLDDEEDQGIYQSKVRELISDNQHRLIVNVNDLRRKNEKRANRLLSNAFEELVAFQRALKDFVASIDATYAKQYEEFYIGLEGSFGSKHVSPRTLTSCFLSCVVCVEGIVTKCSLVRPKVVRSVHYCPATKKTIERRYSDLTTLVAFPSSSVYPTKDEENNPLETEYGLSVYKDHQTITIQEMPEKAPAGQLPRSVDVILDDDLVDKVKPGDRVQVVGTYRCLPGKKGGYTSGTFRTILIACNVKQMSKDVQPSFSAEDIAKIKKFSKTRSKDIFDQLARSLAPSIHGHDYVKKAILCLLLGGVERDLENGSHIRGDINILLIGDPSVAKSQLLRYVLCTAPRAIPTTGRGSSGVGLTAAVTTDQETGERRLEAGAMVLADRGVVCIDEFDKMSDMDRTAIHEVMEQGRVTIAKAGIHARLNARCSVLAAANPVYGRYDQYKTPMENIGLQDSLLSRFDLLFIMLDQMDPEQDREISDHVLRMHRYRAPGEQDGDAMPLGSAVDNLATDDPNFNQEDQQDTQIYEKHDNLLHGTKKKKEKMVSAAFMRKYIHVAKIIKPILTQESAAYIAEEYSRLRSQDSMSSDTARTSPVTARTLETLIRLATAHAKARMSKTVDLQDAEEAVELVQYAYFKKVLEKEKKRKKRNEDESETEDEEEKSQEDQEQKSKRRRTRHSDAKDGGSYDPYDFSDTEEEMPQVHTPKTADSQETKESQRVELSESRLKEFKVALLDVFREAHAQSVGMNRLTESINQDREEPFSSAEIQAALSKMQDDNQVMVSEGIIFLI is encoded by the exons ATGGCGGGGACAGTGGTATTGGACGACGTAGAGCTGCGAGAGGCGCAGAGAGATTACCTGGACTTCTTGGATGACGAG GAAGACCAAGGAATTTATCAGAGCAAAGTTCGGGAGCTGATCAGTGACAACCAACACCGATTGATTGTCAATGTGAATGACCTGCGCAGGAAAAATGAGAAGAGGGCTAACCG CCTCCTGAGCAATGCCTTTGAGGAGCTGGTTGCCTTCCAGCGGGCTTTAAAGGATTTTGTGGCCTCCATTGATGCTACCTATGCCAAGCAGTATGAGGAGTTCTACATAGGATTGGAGGGCAGCTTTGGCTCCAAGCATGTCTCTCCCCGGACTCTTACCTCCTGCTTCCTCAGCTGTGTAGTCTGCGTGGAGGGCATTGTCACTAAGT GCTCTCTAGTTCGTCCCAAAGTCGTCCGCAGTGTACATTACTGCCCTGCTACCAAGAAGACTATAGAGCGACGTTATtctgatctcaccaccctggtGGCTTTTCCTTCCAGCTCTGTCTATCCCACCAAG GATGAGGAAAACAATCCCCTCGAGACCGAATATGGCCTTTCTGTCTACAAGGACCACCAGACCATCACCATCCAGGAGATGCCAGAGAAGGCCCCAGCTGGCCAACTTCCCCGCTCTGTGGATGTCATTCTGGATGATGACTTGGTAGATAAAGTGAAGCCTGGTGACCGAGTCCAGGTGGTGGGGACCTACCGTTGCCTCCCGGGAAAGAAGGGAGGCTACACCTCAGGGACCTTCAG GACTATCCTGATTGCCTGTAATGTGAAGCAAATGAGCAAGGACGTTCAGCCTTCATTCTCTGCTGAGGATATAGCCAAGATCAAGAAGTTCAGTAAAACCCGTTCCAAG GATATCTTTGACCAGCTGGCCAGGTCGTTGGCCCCTAGCATCCATGGGCATGACTATGTTAAGAAGGCAATTCTCTGCTTGCTCTTGGGAGGGGTGGAACGAGACCTTGAAAATGGCAGCCACATCCGTGGGGACATCAATATTCTCCTGATCG GGGACCCATCGGTTGCCAAGTCTCAGCTTCTACGCTATGTTCTGTGCACTGCTCCCCGGGCTATACCCACCACTGGCCGGGGTTCCTCTGGAGTGGGTCTGACGGCTGCTGTCACCACAGACCAGGAAACCG GGGAGCGCCGTCTGGAAGCAGGGGCCATGGTCCTTGCTGACCGAGGTGTGGTTTGCATCGATGAATTTGACAAGATGTCCGACATGGACCGCACAGCCATCCACGAAGTGATGGAGCAGGGTCGAGTCACCATCGCCAAGGCTGGCATCCATGCTCGGCTGAATGCCCGCTGCAGTGTTTTGGCAGCTGCCAACCCTGTCTATGGCAGG tATGATCAGTATAAGACCCCCATGGAGAACATTGGACTGCAGGACTCACTGCTATCCCGGTTTGACTTACTCTTCATCATGCTGGATCAGATGGACCCTGAGCAGGATCGGGAGATCTCGGACCACGTCCTTAGGATGCACCGTTACAGGGCACCTGGGGAACAGGATGGCGATG CTATGCCTCTGGGTAGTGCCGTGGATAACCTGGCCACAGACGATCCCAATTTTAACCAGGAAGACCAGCAGGACACCCAGATTTATGAGAAGCATGACAACCTTCTGCATGGGACCAAGAAGAAAAA GGAGAAGATGGTGAGTGCAGCGTTCATGAGGAAGTACATCCACGTGGCCAAAATCATCAAGCCCATCCTAACTCAGGAGTCAGCCGCTTACATTGCAGAAGAGTACTCACGCCTGCGCAGCCAAGACAGCATGAGCTCGGACACTGCCAGG ACATCCCCAGTTACAGCCCGGACACTGGAAACTCTGATTCGATTGGCCACAGCCCATGCCAAGGCCCGCATGAGCAAGACCGTGGACCTGCAGGACGCAGAGGAAGCTGTGGAGCTGGTCCAGTATGCTTACTTCAAGAAG GTTctagagaaggagaagaaacgAAAGAAGCGAAATGAGGATGAATCAGAGACAGAGGATGAAGAGGAGAAAAGCCAGGAGGACCAAGAGCAGAAGAGCAAGAG GAGGAGGACTCGTCACTCTGATGCCAAGGATGGGGGCTCCTATGACCCCTATGACTTCAGtgacacagaggaggaaatgccTCAAG TGCACACTCCAAAGACAGCAGACTCACAGGAGACCAAGGAGTCCCAGAGGGTGGAATTGAGTGAATCCAG GTTGAAGGAATTCAAGGTGGCCCTCTTGGATGTGTTCCGGGAAGCTCATGCACAGTCCGTGGGCATGAATCGCCTCACAGAATCCATCAACCAGGACAGAGAAGAGCCCTTCTCTTCAGCAGAGATCCAGGCTGCGCTGAGCAAAATGCAGGACGATAACCAGGTCATGGTCTCCGAGGGCATCATCTTCCTCATCTGA